The following coding sequences are from one Nicotiana tabacum cultivar K326 chromosome 1, ASM71507v2, whole genome shotgun sequence window:
- the LOC107815817 gene encoding remorin-like — protein MGEEATLVVSPINSQETQENDNKNEPKEKVEENALALVPFIEDNKEQISPSKPPPLAPEKAADSGIQKSTGNSNDRDAALVKVESEKRLALIKAWEDNEKAKADNKAFKKLSAVGAWENTKKATIEFELKQIEEELERKKAEYAEKMKNKMAVIHREAEEKRALIEANRGQDFLKVEETAAKFRETGIPKKFLGCFGR, from the exons ATGGGAGAAGAAGCAACTCTTGTAGTTTCTCCAATAAATTCTCAAGAAACTCAAGAAAATGACAACAAAAATGAGCCAAAAgagaaagttgaagaaaatgCTCTTGCTCTTGTTCCATTTATAGAGGATAATAAAGAGCAAATCTCTCCCTCCAAACCTCCTCCTCTTGCTCCAGAAA AGGCTGCAGATTCTGGAATTCAGAAAAGTACAGGGAATTCCAACGACAGAG ATGCTGCCCTTGTAAAAGTTGAATCAGAGAAAAGATTGGCTTTGATCAAGGCATGGGAAGACAATGAAAAAGCAAAGGCTGATAATAA GGCATTTAAAAAGTTGTCTGCTGTTGGAGCTTGGGAGAACACTAAGAAGGCAACTATAGAATTTGAGCTGAAACAAATTGAG GAAGAATTGGAGAGGAAGAAAGCAGAATATGCAGAGAAGATGAAGAACAAGATGGCTGTAATTCATAGGGAAGCAGAAGAGAAGAGGGCACTCATTGAAGCAAATCGAGGCCAAGATTTTCTAAAAGTAGAGGAAACTGCTGCAAAATTTCGTGAAACTGGAATTCCCAAAAAGTTCTTGGGTTGCTTTGGCCGCTaa
- the LOC107815816 gene encoding LIM domain-containing protein WLIM2a-like, translating to MAFSGSQQKCKACEKTVYIAEMISTNGVVYHNTCFRCNHCNGRLALSNYSTLDGVLYCKPHFEQILKEKGGASLKHSTSLGKLNELNRSPSRVSALFSGTQDKCAACKKTVYPLEKVTVDGEMYHKLCFKCGHGGCKLTTSSYAAFDGRLYCKPHFSQLFKEKGSYNHLSKTASIKKNENDQEGSSATAEEPIKPEETKD from the exons atggcaTTTTCAGGAAGCCAACAGAAATGTAAAGCTTGTGAAAAAACTGTTTATATTGCAGAGATGATTTCTACAAATGGAGTTGTTTATCATAATACATGCTTTAGGTGCAACCATTGCAATGGAAGGCTTGCa TTGAGCAATTATTCAACCCTTGATGGAGTTTTATATTGCAAGCCTCATTTTGAACAAATCCTCAAGGAGAAAGGAGGTGCCTCGTTGAAGCATTCTACATCAT TGGGGAAGCTAAATGAACTG AACAGAAGCCCTAGCAGAGTTTCGGCTCTCTTTTCTGGTACTCAAGATAAATGTGCCGCATGTAAGAAGACAGTTTACCCCTTAGAAAAG GTGACAGTGGATGGTGAAATGTACCACAAATTATGCTTCAAATGTGGACATGGAGGTTGCAAACTTACAACATCATCTTATGCTGCATTTGATGGACGACTCTATTGCAAACCTCATTTCTCTCAATTATTCAAAGAAAAAGGTTCCTACAACCATCTCAGCAAAACTGCTTcaattaagaaaaatgaaaatgatcaAGAAGGCTCTAGTGCTACTGCTGAAGAACCAATTAAACCAGAGGAGACAAAAGATTAG